The following proteins are encoded in a genomic region of Bernardetia sp. MNP-M8:
- the lysS gene encoding lysine--tRNA ligase, translating to MQPILSEQEILRRQKREQLIQLGIEPYPAALYNFTHTAKQIKALFPEEKPEGEENFDDFKEISLAGRLMTNRIQGSAAFAEIEDSTGRLQVYFRRDDICPDEDKTMYNTVFKKLLDIGDIIGVKGYIFRTNVGEITLRATEFTILTKSLHPLPVVRRVENEDGTVKTYDAFTDSEQRYRQRYVDLIVNPEVRDVFKKRSQLMNVMREFLNDKDYLEVETPILQPIYGGAAARPFKTHHNTLDMTLYLRIANELYLKRLIVGGYDGVYEFSKDFRNEGMSRFHNPEFTQIELYVAYKDYEWMMNLVEEMVEKIALKLHNSTEVQVGENVINFARPWKRYTMYEAIEHFTGVDISEMSEEEMRKAALQLGVPIDDTMGRGKLIDEIFGEHCEPKLIQPTFITDYPVEMSPLAKKHRTKEGLVERFEAVCNGKEICNAFSELNDPIDQRKRFEEQLELGKRGDDEAMILDEDFLNALEYGMPPTAGLGIGIDRLSMIMTNQNSIQDVLFFPQMRPKKQPKYASESDYEALGIRSELIPIIQKLGFLTIEDLKEAIPSKLFNDICGMRKKMKLKEVKNPTKEEVEGWLK from the coding sequence ATGCAACCAATACTTAGCGAACAAGAAATTCTGCGTCGTCAGAAAAGAGAACAACTTATACAACTAGGAATAGAACCTTATCCTGCTGCACTTTATAACTTTACGCATACAGCCAAACAGATTAAAGCTCTTTTTCCAGAAGAAAAACCAGAAGGAGAGGAGAATTTTGATGATTTTAAGGAAATTTCTCTTGCAGGTCGTTTGATGACAAATCGTATTCAAGGTTCGGCTGCCTTTGCAGAAATTGAAGATAGCACAGGACGTTTGCAAGTTTATTTTCGTAGAGATGATATTTGTCCTGATGAAGATAAAACGATGTATAATACTGTTTTCAAAAAGCTATTAGATATTGGAGATATTATTGGGGTAAAAGGATATATTTTTCGTACGAATGTAGGCGAAATTACGCTTCGTGCTACCGAATTTACGATTCTTACAAAATCTCTACATCCTCTACCTGTCGTAAGGCGAGTAGAAAATGAAGATGGAACAGTAAAAACGTATGATGCTTTTACAGATTCAGAGCAGCGTTATCGTCAGCGTTATGTCGATTTGATTGTAAACCCTGAGGTTAGAGACGTTTTCAAAAAACGCTCTCAGCTTATGAATGTGATGCGTGAATTTTTAAATGATAAAGATTATTTAGAAGTAGAAACACCAATTTTGCAGCCAATTTATGGAGGCGCAGCAGCTCGTCCTTTCAAAACACACCACAATACATTAGATATGACTCTTTATTTGCGTATTGCAAATGAGCTTTATCTAAAAAGATTAATTGTTGGTGGTTATGATGGTGTTTATGAGTTTTCAAAAGACTTTAGAAACGAGGGAATGAGCCGTTTTCATAATCCAGAATTTACTCAAATTGAACTCTATGTAGCTTACAAAGACTACGAGTGGATGATGAATTTGGTAGAAGAAATGGTAGAAAAAATTGCTTTAAAACTTCATAATTCGACAGAAGTACAGGTAGGCGAAAATGTAATTAACTTTGCTCGTCCTTGGAAACGCTACACAATGTACGAAGCCATTGAGCATTTTACAGGTGTTGATATTTCGGAAATGAGTGAGGAAGAAATGCGTAAAGCTGCTCTACAATTAGGCGTTCCGATTGATGATACAATGGGAAGAGGAAAACTTATTGATGAGATTTTTGGAGAACATTGTGAGCCAAAACTGATTCAGCCTACATTTATTACAGATTATCCTGTTGAGATGTCGCCACTTGCCAAAAAACACAGAACAAAAGAAGGTTTAGTAGAGCGTTTTGAAGCAGTTTGTAATGGAAAAGAAATTTGTAATGCCTTTTCTGAGCTTAACGACCCAATCGACCAAAGAAAACGTTTTGAAGAACAGTTAGAACTTGGAAAACGAGGTGATGATGAAGCAATGATTTTGGATGAAGATTTCTTAAATGCTCTTGAATACGGAATGCCACCAACAGCAGGTTTAGGAATCGGAATTGACCGTCTTTCTATGATTATGACGAATCAAAACTCTATTCAAGATGTTTTGTTTTTCCCTCAAATGCGCCCTAAAAAACAACCAAAATATGCATCTGAAAGTGATTATGAAGCATTAGGAATCCGTTCGGAGCTTATTCCAATTATTCAAAAGCTAGGTTTCCTTACAATTGAAGACTTGAAAGAAGCAATTCCTTCAAAACTTTTCAATGATATATGTGGAATGCGTAAGAAAATGAAACTCAAAGAAGTAAAAAATCCAACCAAAGAAGAAGTAGAAGGTTGGTTGAAATAA